The Collinsella aerofaciens genomic interval TCGAACTTGACGGCGGGGTTGGCGCTCGCGATAACGGCCACGCGCTTGAGGGCGGCGTTAAAGGCGGCGACGTCAATCTTGACGCTCGTCACGCACGAATCGGGGATGAGCTGCTTGTAGTTGGGGTACACGCCCTCGATACGACGCGACACGTAGGTGGTGTTGCCGGCCTCAAAGACGACCTGGGTGTCGGTAGCCCCGATCATGATGGTCGCCTGGCTGGCCATGATGTTCAGTGCGTCGTTAAAGGCGTCAGCCGGAACGTTGAGCTCAAAGGAGCCCTCGAGGGTCGAGGTCTCGACCTGCGTATCGCACACGGCCAAGCGGAAGGAATCGGTCGCCACCAGGCGCACGGTGTTGTTCTCGACCTTCATGTGCACGCCGCCCAGGATGGGGCGAGCCTTGTCGGTCGAGGTGACGCGCCACACGCGGCCGACCATCTCGGACAAGATATCGGTCGGCAGCTCCACGGCACTCTCGATGGCATAGGCCGGAAACTCAGGGAAGTCATTGGCATCGAGCGTGTTCAGGCGGAACGAGCTCTTCTCGCAACTGATCAGCACCTGGCGCTCGGACAGCTCAAAGGTGACCGGGGCATCGGGGAGAGTCTTGGTGATATTGGAGAGCATCTTACAGGGGATAACCATCTCGCCCTCTTCTTCGACATGCGCCGCGATGCGATGACGGATCGAGATGGTGTAGTTAGAGGTCTGGAATTCCAAGATGCCGTCTTGCGCCTTGACGAGCACGCCCGACAGGATGGGAAGGGTGGATGCCGAAGCGACACCCTTCATAACGACGCCGATGGCTTGTGTAAGCGAGCTCTGGCTGACGGTGAACTTCATCTTTTAATACCTTTCTATAGATATAAATATCTTAATAATAGTAATAGCACTGACGAAACTGTTGATTACTCACAAAGACGCAGGTCAGACCCAGAAAGAGAATCGACAGCAACCTGTGTGCAACAGGGGTGGTTTTCCACGTTCAAAACCTGCGCAAAACTTTTCATCACCGCGGATTGGGTTTTAGACACCTTATGCCCGTGGTTTCGACAAGTTTTCAACAGGTGTCTCTATTTCCCTACGAGCGTAGTGTAATTTTATCGCGCAGCGACTTGAGGTCTTCGGTGACGGTGCGGTCTTCCTGGATCATCTTCTGGACCTTTTTGTAACTCGTGCTGACGGTCGAGTGGTTGCGGTTGCCAAATTCGGCGCCTACCGCCGTGGTCGTCATCTCGCACATTTCGATGGCCAGGTAGATAGCGATATGGCGTGCTTTGGCGATATTGGCGTTGCGACGCGGGCCGATGAGCTCCTCGTGCGTCACGCCGTACTGCTCTTCGATGACGGACTGAACCGTTTGCACGTTGATCTTTTTGGCCGATGTGTCGAAGTACTGGCTGGCGATGGCGTCGATATCGTCAAAGGTGAGCTCCCCGCCCTCGCGCTCGCGGTCGCCCGCCTCGCCGGCGCAGCGCTCGCAGAAGCTCTCGAGTTCGCGGATGTTGGTGCCCGACACCTCTGCCATGTGCTTAAAGTGCTCATCGGTCAGGTGCCCGCCGTCGCCCCCGTAGGCCGCCAACAGTGAGTCGTCGCCTGCCTCGGGAGCGGCGACGATGGTGTTCTCGTAATAGCGCTGCAAGATCTTGTATTTCATCTCGTAGCTGGGCTCTGCGACCAGGCAGAGCATGCCGGCGTTGAAGCGGCTGGTCAGGCGCTCGTCCATGCTCAGGTCCTTGGGGGCGCGGTCTGCCGCGATGACGACCTTCTTGTTGTTGCGGATGAACTCGTCCATGAGCTGGAAAAAGTAGTCCACGCTCGCGCGCTTGCCGATGATGTTTTGGATGTCATCGATGATGAGCACGTCCACGCCGTGGTACGCCTGCATGATGGGGGCGTTGCTCTTCTTTTGGCGGTCGAACTCGGTCATCAGGTCGTCCAGATATGCCTGGGAGTTGGCATACTTGACCTTGATCTCGGGCGACTTCTCGGCGAGCTCGTTTTTGATGGCAAGCAGCAGGTGCGTCTTGCCCAGGCCCGATTTGCCGTAGATA includes:
- the dnaN gene encoding DNA polymerase III subunit beta, which gives rise to MKFTVSQSSLTQAIGVVMKGVASASTLPILSGVLVKAQDGILEFQTSNYTISIRHRIAAHVEEEGEMVIPCKMLSNITKTLPDAPVTFELSERQVLISCEKSSFRLNTLDANDFPEFPAYAIESAVELPTDILSEMVGRVWRVTSTDKARPILGGVHMKVENNTVRLVATDSFRLAVCDTQVETSTLEGSFELNVPADAFNDALNIMASQATIMIGATDTQVVFEAGNTTYVSRRIEGVYPNYKQLIPDSCVTSVKIDVAAFNAALKRVAVIASANPAVKFEIDVENGQMGLSSISNDQDLAQETIDVEAEGESGTIAFNYHYIFGCLNALSKEKEITLELKSYSQAGIFKSYDKINYLYLVMPVRI
- a CDS encoding DnaA/Hda family protein; the encoded protein is MDEEASIILGDAIAFCQRDGQDARLINMLGQSRAISLTEDTLTIEAPSRFAIAQLKKHQPTIEAYLEEIAFAPIALDIVAPQGAATESAAATAPATAPAASPAVPASAGDVPTIEHQHSDVSRETMAPLPTAVATSTNAPVTHMPIAHDAAAGADSGIAIKNTLSADDFRRMMNQMKGGAPTKSTQAATPASPMPAPTVPAEQNTDGAPLAANSKFTFENFVYGPENSHAYRSALKFAALADERGTCTSLFIYGKSGLGKTHLLLAIKNELAEKSPEIKVKYANSQAYLDDLMTEFDRQKKSNAPIMQAYHGVDVLIIDDIQNIIGKRASVDYFFQLMDEFIRNNKKVVIAADRAPKDLSMDERLTSRFNAGMLCLVAEPSYEMKYKILQRYYENTIVAAPEAGDDSLLAAYGGDGGHLTDEHFKHMAEVSGTNIRELESFCERCAGEAGDREREGGELTFDDIDAIASQYFDTSAKKINVQTVQSVIEEQYGVTHEELIGPRRNANIAKARHIAIYLAIEMCEMTTTAVGAEFGNRNHSTVSTSYKKVQKMIQEDRTVTEDLKSLRDKITLRS